Proteins found in one Bremerella volcania genomic segment:
- a CDS encoding FAD:protein FMN transferase, producing the protein MTLPFSNAAVIWGAFLVALSATASHLCADEASLLTVSQPHMGTIVRIVADCEDAQLFQKATDEAFARIREIEQICSDYRSDSEVLLLSAKSPTSEPISVSDDLWNVLNQAHAVNRASHGAFDVTVGPLTKEWRRFRRRGQLDPMRIEEVRTSVGAQHMTLDEKQHAVSLAVGDMRIDLGGIAKGYAIDGAIEVLTKHGITRALVDAGGDIAVTGAPRGEPGWRVGIAGLDPKQPPILVAYLSGCAVATSGDAFQFLEHDGKRYSHILDPRTGYGVDHRATVTVFAKTATEADAWASAICVLGPVQTPKVLKQEPGIAAWMEVLVDEKPITWASKNLGTWLSEHSQKK; encoded by the coding sequence ATGACGTTACCATTCTCAAACGCAGCCGTAATCTGGGGGGCATTTCTTGTCGCTCTCAGTGCGACCGCATCACATTTGTGCGCGGACGAGGCTTCCCTTCTCACGGTCAGCCAGCCGCACATGGGGACAATCGTCCGCATAGTGGCCGATTGCGAGGATGCCCAGCTTTTTCAAAAAGCGACAGACGAGGCCTTCGCACGCATCCGTGAGATCGAGCAGATTTGTAGCGATTATCGGAGTGATTCCGAGGTGCTTCTGCTTTCTGCAAAATCTCCCACTTCCGAGCCCATTTCGGTGAGCGACGACCTGTGGAACGTGCTGAATCAGGCTCACGCCGTCAATCGAGCGTCGCATGGGGCCTTCGACGTGACGGTCGGCCCCCTGACCAAAGAGTGGCGAAGATTCCGCCGCCGCGGCCAATTGGACCCCATGCGGATTGAAGAAGTACGAACCAGCGTGGGTGCTCAGCACATGACGCTTGACGAAAAGCAGCACGCGGTGAGCCTGGCCGTCGGCGACATGCGGATCGACCTCGGAGGCATCGCGAAAGGATACGCCATCGACGGAGCGATCGAAGTGCTAACGAAACATGGCATCACGCGCGCGCTGGTCGATGCCGGCGGAGACATCGCCGTAACGGGTGCTCCGCGCGGTGAGCCAGGCTGGCGAGTCGGCATTGCCGGGCTCGATCCGAAGCAGCCGCCGATACTGGTCGCCTACCTCTCTGGGTGCGCGGTTGCCACGTCCGGGGACGCGTTTCAGTTTCTCGAACATGACGGCAAACGTTATTCGCACATCCTTGATCCGCGGACAGGCTACGGGGTCGATCATCGCGCTACGGTGACGGTCTTCGCCAAAACGGCAACCGAGGCGGATGCCTGGGCGTCGGCCATCTGTGTCCTTGGCCCCGTCCAGACGCCGAAGGTACTCAAGCAAGAGCCCGGCATCGCGGCCTGGATGGAAGTGCTGGTCGACGAGAAGCCGATTACC
- a CDS encoding Gfo/Idh/MocA family protein, with amino-acid sequence MAKKDSKNKTDAAQTSRRDFIKTGSSMLVAGGAIAGTLSIAQSAHAFGSDQIKIGLVGCGGRGTGAADQAMNTEGDTKLVAMGDVFEDRLQQSLRSLKSRHAKQIDVPEDRQFVGFDAYKKVIDSDCDLVILATSPGFRPLHFETAVNAGKHIFMEKPVGTDAPGIRRVLEANKIAKEKNLAVAVGLQRHHEKAYIETINRLKDGAIGDIIFCRAYWNSGGVWTRNRSASQTELEYQMRNWYYFNWLCGDHIVEQHIHNIDVINWLMDGPPETAEGQGGRQVRKGADNGEIYDHHMIEFTYPNGVKMLSSCRHIPGCWNSVSEHAHGSKGYADISGGKIYDAKGDLAWSYGQGGRGGHQEEHHDLFASLRKGERPNEGDYGAHSTMTAIFGRMATYSGGHSGKGGQVLKYQDALNSEIALADFDKLTSMDDEAPVKPNPEAAEKQREQSPYVVPMPGESITI; translated from the coding sequence ATGGCTAAGAAAGATTCGAAGAATAAGACCGACGCAGCCCAGACTTCGCGGCGCGACTTCATTAAGACTGGTTCGTCCATGCTCGTTGCCGGTGGTGCCATCGCAGGTACGCTGAGCATTGCCCAAAGCGCCCATGCTTTCGGTAGCGATCAAATCAAGATTGGTTTGGTTGGCTGTGGTGGTCGTGGTACCGGTGCTGCCGACCAGGCCATGAACACCGAGGGCGACACCAAGCTCGTCGCGATGGGCGACGTCTTTGAAGATCGTCTGCAACAGAGCCTTCGTTCGCTGAAGAGCCGTCACGCCAAGCAAATCGACGTGCCGGAAGATCGTCAATTCGTTGGTTTTGACGCCTATAAAAAAGTGATCGATTCCGATTGCGATCTGGTGATCCTGGCCACCTCGCCTGGTTTCCGCCCGCTGCACTTTGAAACCGCAGTGAACGCCGGCAAGCACATCTTCATGGAGAAGCCAGTCGGGACCGACGCTCCCGGCATTCGCCGCGTGCTGGAAGCCAACAAGATCGCCAAGGAAAAGAACCTGGCCGTCGCCGTTGGTCTGCAGCGTCACCATGAAAAGGCCTACATCGAAACGATCAACCGCCTGAAGGATGGCGCGATCGGCGACATCATCTTCTGCCGAGCCTACTGGAACTCGGGTGGCGTTTGGACTCGTAACCGTTCTGCCTCGCAGACCGAACTCGAATACCAAATGCGTAACTGGTACTACTTCAACTGGCTGTGCGGCGACCATATCGTCGAGCAGCACATCCACAACATCGACGTCATCAACTGGTTGATGGATGGTCCGCCGGAAACCGCTGAAGGCCAAGGTGGTCGCCAGGTTCGTAAGGGTGCTGACAACGGTGAAATCTACGATCACCACATGATCGAATTCACCTATCCCAACGGCGTAAAGATGCTGAGCTCCTGCCGCCACATTCCTGGCTGCTGGAATAGCGTTTCGGAACATGCCCACGGCTCGAAGGGTTATGCCGACATCAGTGGCGGCAAGATCTACGATGCCAAGGGTGATCTGGCTTGGAGCTATGGCCAAGGCGGCCGTGGTGGTCACCAGGAAGAGCACCACGACTTGTTCGCTTCCTTGCGAAAAGGCGAACGTCCGAACGAAGGGGACTACGGTGCCCACAGCACGATGACCGCGATCTTCGGTCGTATGGCTACCTACTCCGGTGGTCACAGCGGCAAGGGTGGTCAGGTTCTAAAGTACCAGGACGCCTTGAATTCGGAAATTGCCCTGGCTGACTTCGACAAGTTGACCAGCATGGACGACGAAGCACCGGTCAAGCCAAATCCAGAAGCCGCCGAAAAGCAGCGCGAACAGTCCCCTTACGTCGTTCCGATGCCAGGCGAATCGATCACCATCTAA